The following proteins are encoded in a genomic region of Brachypodium distachyon strain Bd21 chromosome 1, Brachypodium_distachyon_v3.0, whole genome shotgun sequence:
- the LOC100825164 gene encoding uncharacterized protein LOC100825164: MSNGMHSVVVIDPINTTPTQELGNDCSGDIKDEFSMGTGSNRRDSIAGSSSRSGTSITAEFDLLWRLRKYLVLLGVLAVSVTYNAGLTPPGGFWALNKDGHDAGDPVLHVFYAARFEVFFYCNATAFAASLVLVILLLSKSVTRHRIWLRSMQLTMILDLFSLLGAYAAGSCRAPKSSIYIWILVFAVFVYVGIHILISIRVIPETFSEKVETVVKGILSKCGVRDMQVRRSHLEKDVFPKALEKDVEDARKFILMLATFAAIITYQAGLNPPGGFWAENEHGSNKLQLALPPYKHTPATSVLRSKYLHRYNIFVSFNSTSFVASLVIIILLLSPELSWQGIRSKAVNVCVIADLLGLIVAYAAGCCRSLHTSFYVMLITVIVWICFALLAGAFVCKPGADWLKRIKDLNCVDTFGRIFSLDLGRNKPGNVAQDNSCSIGQHTSDLETNTPEEDNASEPEHGVPKIKEDESREEHHRADRQQTENIEEDVPSSEHHFVKGQHSGKLEDQFTDHQSVAKDAMPNTGHSSIQCQQATNTEDLEDQFTDHQSVAKDAMANTGHSSCQQATNTEGGVSSSENQSADKQQVANKMEQSSPTNEPASCTEVTNNLAVQKLPSDEIRSSEIELVETKTTIMPSENGNIGSNEGDPSQDINKENADGDPTPEHLKKTRTYILLLAILAVSLTYQSGLNPPGGFWSRTETNHTAGDPILEDTHHRRYIAFFYLNAVAFVASLVMLIMLLNKRMSNKVTKRFALQTAMIVDLLALTGAYVMGSSRKTSNSIYISLLVCLVLAYVAIHVLIATHVIPNEWKELVAQNIKHFWWPKSHQLGQNQTGDDGKDWERRRNLLLTLSVVAATVTYQAGMNPPGSVWSDDKEVSGTPGDPILQHNHSKRYDVFYYSNSVTFVSSVVITILLVNKESCEHGIKSYALRVCLVVGLVGLLIAYAAGSCRKAKESIYLIIIAVAVLMSLVIQVLLLSSTHDTVGGPLSKVVKSLLKWLFGLKEVSQETVSERQGSSDHHEKKKKKKRHKYLMLLAILAASITYQAGLNPPGGFWPDGSNHVAGNPVLHDIHPWRYRTFFCFNNISFMASIVVIMFLLKKSVRKKDVLLEVLHLIMILDLLALMTAFAAGSCRKFRTSVYVYGLVVAVLVYLVFAIGVSSSIAKWTKRKKQTFL, from the coding sequence ATGTCAAATGGCATGCATTCTGTGGTCGTCATCGATCCGATCAACACCACACCTACCCAAGAACTGGGGAATGATTGCAGTGGAGACATCAAGGATGAGTTTAGCATGGGCACTGGGAGCAACAGGCGAGATTCCATTGCTGGATCGTCCAGCAGGTCAGGCACCAGTATCACTGCTGAATTTGATCTCTTGTGGAGACTGCGGAAGTACTTAGTACTGCTTGGAGTCTTAGCAGTTAGTGTGACATACAATGCTGGATTAACACCACCAGGGGGGTTTTGGGCACTAAACAAGGATGGCCATGATGCTGGTGACCCGGTCCTCCATGTTTTCTATGCTGCTCGATTTGAGGTATTCTTTTACTGCAACGCGACAGCCTTCGCTGCTTCTCTTGTCTTAGTCATCTTGCTTCTAAGCAAGAGTGTGACAAGGCACAGGATATGGCTCCGTTCAATGCAATTGACCATGATACTAGACCTATTCAGCTTGCTGGGTGCCTACGCTGCCGGAAGCTGCAGGGCACCCAAGTCATCCATTTACATCTGGATTTTGGTCTTTGCTGTTTTTGTGTATGTTGGGATTCACATCCTGATATCCATAAGGGTTATTCCAGAAACGTTTTCAGAGAAGGTGGAGACAGTGGTGAAGGGAATTCTGTCCAAATGTGGTGTTCGTGACATGCAAGTGAGGCGAAGCCATCTAGAGAAAGATGTTTTCCCGAAAGCTCTAGAGAAAGATGTTGAGGATGCTCGTAAATTCATTTTGATGCTTGCAACTTTTGCTGCTATTATCACATACCAAGCAGGATTGAATCCACCGGGCGGCTTTTGGGCTGAAAATGAGCATGGTTCTAACAAGTTGCAGTTGGCCCTTCCTCCTTACAAGCATACTCCAGCTACTTCTGTTCTTCGCAGTAAATACCTTCATCGGTATAATATATTTGTCAGCTTCAATTCAACTTCCTTCGTGGCATCTTTGGTCATAATCATATTGCTTCTGAGCCCAGAATTGAGTTGGCAAGGAATAAGGTCGAAAGCAGTGAATGTGTGTGTAATAGCTGACCTATTGGGCCTCATTGTAGCCTATGCTGCAGGGTGTTGTAGAAGTTTACACACATCTTTCTATGTTATGCTTATTACTGTCATAGTATGGATCTGCTTTGCACTTTTAGCTGGGGCATTCGTCTGCAAACCTGGGGCAGACTGGCTAAAAAGGATTAAAGATCTGAATTGCGTGGATACATTTGGTCGGATCTTTTCACTGGACCTTGGTAGAAACAAACCAGGAAATGTAGCGCAAGATAACTCTTGCTCAATTGGTCAGCACACATCAGACCTTGAAACAAATACTCCAGAAGAAGACAATGCTTCTGAACCAGAACACGGAGTTCCAAAGATCAAAGAGGATGAGTCCCGTGAGGAGCATCACCGTGCAGACAGACAGCAAACCGAAAATATCGAGGAAGATGTGCCCAGCTCAGAGCATCATTTTGTGAAGGGCCAGCATTCTGGAAAACTAGAGGATCAGTTTACAGACCACCAATCAGTTGCAAAAGATGCAATGCCCAACACAGGACATTCATCAATCCAATGCCAACAAGCTACAAATACTGAGGATCTAGAGGATCAGTTTACAGATCACCAATCAGTTGCAAAAGATGCAATGGCCAACACAGGACATTCATCATGCCAGCAAGCTACCAATACTGAGGGTGGTGTGTCTAGCTCTGAGAATCAATCTGCAGACAAGCAGCAAGTTGCAAATAAGATGGAACAATCTTCACCGACTAATGAACCAGCAAGTTGTACTGAAGTCACCAACAACCTCGCAGTACAGAAATTACCTTCTGACGAGATCAGATCCAGTGAGATTGAGTTGGTTGAAACCAAAACCACTATTATGCCTTCTGAGAATGGTAATATTGGCAGTAATGAAGGGGATCCCAGTCAAGAtataaacaaagaaaatgcTGATGGAGATCCAACTCCGGAGCATCTGAAGAAGACCCGCACATATATACTTCTTCTTGCCATCCTTGCAGTATCTCTAACATATCAATCAGGTTTGAATCCGCCAGGTGGCTTCTGGTCAAGAACAGAGACTAATCATACAGCTGGTGATCCCATCCTCGAGGACACACACCATCGGCGCTATATTGCATTCTTCTATCTAAATGCAGTCGCTTTTGTTGCATCCCTTGTCATGCTCATTATGCTCCTGAACAAGAGGATGAGCAACAAGGTTACAAAACGATTTGCTCTGCAGACAGCAATGATAGTGGACCTTCTTGCCCTGACGGGGGCTTATGTTATGGGGAGCAGTAGGAAGACAAGTAATTCCATTTACATCTCACTCTTGGTGTGCCTTGTACTTGCTTATGTTGCTATCCATGTTTTGATAGCAACACATGTAATCCCTAATGAGTGGAAAGAGCTGGTGGCTCAAAATATAAAGCACTTCTGGTGGCCCAAATCGCATCAGCTTGGCCAGAACCAGACTGGGGATGACGGGAAGGACTGGGAGCGGAGGCGTAATCTACTATTGACGCTTTCTGTTGTAGCTGCAACTGTCACATATCAAGCTGGTATGAACCCTCCAGGAAGTGTATGGTCTGATGACAAGGAGGTCAGTGGCACACCAGGTGATCCAATCCTTCAGCACAACCATTCAAAACGGTATGATGTGTTCTACTACTCAAATTCAGTCACGTTCGTGTCATCTGTAGTTATCACAATACTACTTGTGAACAAGGAATCCTGCGAGCATGGTATCAAGTCGTATGCACTGCGAGTATGTCTGGTGGTGGGCTTGGTTGGCCTCTTGATTGCCTATGCTGCAGGAAGCTGCAGGAAAGCAAAAGAATCTATTTATCTTATCATCATTGCTGTTGCAGTTCTGATGTCCCTTGTGATCCAAGTCCTTCTACTCTCTTCCACACATGATACAGTAGGAGGGCCATTGAGCAAAGTCGTGAAAAGCCTGCTGAAGTGGCTTTTTGGACTGAAGGAGGTCAGTCAGGAAACTGTTTCTGAGAGGCAAGGAAGTTCAGACCACCacgagaaaaagaagaagaagaagaggcacAAATATCTGATGCTGCTTGCAATTTTAGCAGCCTCCATCACGTACCAAGCTGGTCTGAACCCACCTGGTGGCTTCTGGCCTGATGGTTCCAACCATGTTGCAGGCAATCCGGTCCTACATGATATTCATCCCTGGCGCTACAGAACATTCTTCTGCTTCAATAATATTTCCTTCATGGCATCTATTGTTGTGATCATGTTCCTGTTGAAAAAATCTGTCAGGAAGAAGGATGTCCTACTTGAGGTATTGCACTTAATCATGATACTAGATCTGTTGGCTCTCATGACAGCTTTTGCAGCGGGAAGCTGCCGGAAATTCAGGACTTCAGTGTATGTTTATGGGCTAGTAGTTGCTGTTCTAGTATACCTTGTGTTTGCAATTGGTGTGTCAAGCAGCATTGCAAAATGGACcaaaaggaagaaacaaaCATTCCTTTGA